From one Lotus japonicus ecotype B-129 chromosome 3, LjGifu_v1.2 genomic stretch:
- the LOC130744221 gene encoding ethylene-responsive transcription factor CRF5-like, translating into MEGTTIFREHKAITTKLLNSANFIMSPKVIRISVMDHYATDSSSEEEEEDCLPRGKKVVNEIRFCKTSSCSSKNNNNNNKRQQDHNNVSKYRGVRQRPWGRWAAEIRDSITRKRVWLGTYDTAEEAAMVYDRAAINYRGAGAVTNLIKPPPSHQKEKNDEVESLIYNNSKDHDLCYLSSPTSVIVVMPAEEMGVETLDKPLLPIVTNDNNCIDFDVPFHLEEDFESCKWDLDDYFNEPWAL; encoded by the coding sequence ATGGAAGGAACAACCATCTTTCGCGAGCACAAAGCCATTACCACTAAGCTTCTAAACTCTGCTAATTTCATCATGTCGCCTAAAGTCATTCGTATTTCAGTGATGGATCACTACGCCACAGACTCTTCTagcgaggaagaagaagaagattgttTACCAAGAGGAAAGAAAGTGGTTAATGAGATCAGATTCTGCAAAACTTCTTCATGTTCTTcgaaaaacaacaacaacaacaacaagagaCAACAGGATCATAATAATGTCTCAAAGTATCGCGGGGTTCGCCAAAGACCTTGGGGAAGATGGGCTGCTGAGATCCGGGATTCTATTACGCGTAAGCGGGTGTGGCTCGGGACTTATGACACTGCAGAAGAAGCTGCTATGGTGTATGACAGAGCAGCAATTAATTATAGAGGTGCTGGTGCTGTTACCAATCTCATCAAACCACCACCATCTcatcagaaagaaaaaaatgatgaagTTGAATctcttatttataataatagtAAGGATCATGATTTGTGTTATTTATCTTCACCTACTTCTGTTATTGTAGTTATGCCTGCGGAAGAGATGGGTGTGGAAACTTTGGATAAACCTCTTCTTCCTATTGTTACTAATGACAACAATTGCATTGATTTTGATGTTCCTTTTCATCTAGAGGAGGATTTTGAATCATGTAAATGGGATTTAGATGATTACTTCAATGAACCTTGGGCTCTGTAA